From the Lysobacter sp. FW306-1B-D06B genome, one window contains:
- the dinB gene encoding DNA polymerase IV, which translates to MSVPPRKIVHVDMDAFYASVEQRDDPSLRGRPVVVAWRGARSVVCAASYEARRFGVRSAMPAIRAERLCPQAVFVPPDFTRYKAVSRQVREIFARHTDLIEPLSLDEAYLDVSATKTGLPTATATAQAIREAIREETHLTASAGVAPNKFLAKIASDWRKPDGLFVIRPHQVEAFLAPLPVGRLPGVGKVMEQKLEELGIATVADLRALGDAELESRFGRWGRRLHELSLGIDHHPVEPERPTLQISSEDTFERDLLLEEVEAHIERLAGKTWDGYSRELERDPDRIARTIVLKLKTADFRILTRSFTPPERPASVEQLTRIACDLRARVPLPADTRYRLVGVGLSGFIDRDEESVAQSDLFEPATATP; encoded by the coding sequence GTGTCCGTTCCGCCCCGCAAGATCGTGCATGTCGACATGGACGCCTTCTACGCGTCCGTCGAGCAGCGGGACGATCCCTCGTTGCGCGGGCGGCCGGTCGTGGTCGCCTGGCGCGGGGCGCGCTCGGTGGTGTGCGCGGCCAGCTACGAGGCACGCCGCTTCGGGGTGCGCTCGGCGATGCCGGCGATCCGCGCCGAGCGCCTGTGCCCGCAGGCGGTGTTCGTGCCGCCGGACTTCACGCGTTACAAGGCCGTCTCGCGACAGGTGCGCGAGATCTTCGCCCGCCACACGGACCTCATCGAACCGCTCTCGCTCGACGAGGCCTATCTGGACGTGAGCGCGACCAAGACCGGTCTTCCCACCGCCACCGCCACCGCGCAGGCCATCCGCGAGGCCATTCGCGAGGAGACGCACCTCACCGCCTCGGCCGGTGTCGCGCCCAACAAGTTCCTGGCCAAGATCGCCTCCGACTGGCGCAAGCCGGACGGGTTGTTCGTGATCCGCCCGCATCAGGTCGAAGCCTTCCTCGCGCCGCTGCCCGTCGGCCGCCTGCCGGGCGTGGGCAAGGTCATGGAGCAGAAACTGGAGGAACTGGGCATCGCCACCGTCGCCGACCTGCGCGCGCTCGGGGACGCCGAACTGGAATCGCGCTTCGGCCGTTGGGGCCGGCGCCTGCACGAGCTCTCGCTGGGCATCGACCACCATCCGGTCGAACCCGAGCGCCCTACCCTGCAGATCTCCTCCGAAGACACCTTCGAGCGCGACCTGCTTCTGGAGGAAGTGGAGGCGCATATCGAGCGTCTTGCCGGCAAGACCTGGGACGGGTATTCGCGTGAGCTGGAACGCGATCCCGACCGCATCGCGCGCACCATCGTGCTCAAGCTCAAGACGGCCGACTTCCGCATCCTCACCCGCAGCTTCACGCCACCGGAGCGCCCGGCCAGCGTGGAGCAACTCACGCGCATCGCCTGCGATCTGCGCGCGCGCGTGCCGCTGCCCGCGGACACGCGCTATCGGCTGGTGGGAGTGGGCCTGTCGGGGTTCATCGATCGCGACGAGGAAAGCGTCGCGCAGAGCGATCTGTTCGAACCCGCCACCGCGACGCCCTAG
- a CDS encoding HPF/RaiA family ribosome-associated protein, whose amino-acid sequence MRHDVTIRFEGMPVSGALRDTIHRHATKLWQFAPQLQSCDVAVRHAEHRHQHGNRYAVHVHAVTSGATFEAGRTPPKDHRHEDVYVAVHDAFEAMRRQLSEHARGRREGVRDAGAVYAEVV is encoded by the coding sequence ATGCGACACGACGTCACGATCCGCTTCGAAGGCATGCCCGTATCCGGGGCACTGCGCGACACCATCCATCGCCATGCGACGAAGTTGTGGCAGTTCGCACCGCAGTTGCAGTCCTGCGATGTCGCGGTGCGTCATGCGGAGCACCGGCACCAGCATGGAAACCGGTATGCCGTGCATGTTCACGCAGTGACGTCCGGCGCAACGTTCGAAGCCGGGCGCACACCGCCGAAGGATCATCGCCACGAGGACGTCTACGTCGCCGTGCACGATGCGTTCGAAGCGATGCGGCGGCAGTTGTCGGAACACGCACGCGGTCGCCGCGAAGGCGTTCGCGATGCGGGAGCGGTCTACGCCGAGGTTGTGTAG
- a CDS encoding bifunctional acetate--CoA ligase family protein/GNAT family N-acetyltransferase, which yields MSTYSLESLFAPASVAVVGGSPRERSIGRAVLRNLQAGGFTGAIGLVNPRHREIEGVASVARLADLPFVPELVVIATPAAMVPKYAKAAAEHGASAAVVLSTGLGQGEGSLAAELQAIAREHGLRLAGPSSLGVIAPHARLNASFAAHTPPPGDIALISQSAAIAAALVEWGAGRSIGFSAVAALGDALDVDFADLLDYFARDRHSRAILLYVESIRDARKFMSAARAAARLKPVVVVKSGRHAPRPSAPGTHAAALASPDAVYAAAFHRAGMLRVRALNELFSAAEALSRVETLPGRRLAIMANGRGTGALAADRLLDMGGTLAVLSDEAREAMRPIASMAWPGTNPVDFYGDVDNASYQAAFQALASDAGNDALLVLNVPTALIGADSRAAALAQARDALPRHLARKPVFAVWLGADDAAADRLNAARIPNYPTEADAVRGFMYLVRHREARLTLMETPPSLPDDLVVDTSTARAIVEGAIAQGRRWLDPVEVTRVLRAYDIPITPVARARDADEAARVAAPLLAEGLQVAVKILSPDIDHKSDVDGVRLNLFSEQAVHEATASILARARDARPHARIEGVTVHPMITRPKARELIAGMVDDETFGPVIVFGRGGTAVEVIDDKALALPPLDLRLAHEMIGRTRVSRILKAYRDVPAADERAVALMLVKLAQLVGDVPDIREVDINPLLADKDGLIAVDARIGVSPSRLLHKGPGHPRFAIRPYPKEWEREIVLSDGATAFVRPVRPEDEEMFRAFFGRVSDEDLRMRFFQTVRHFSHEFIAQLTQLDYARSIALVAIEPASGEMLGAVRLHADANYDKGEYGILVRSDLKGHGLGWRLMQIMIEYARWLGLRSIEGEVLQENRTMIEMCRALGFSVVTHPDDPSLVTVSLPITDAVKSV from the coding sequence ATGAGCACCTATTCCCTCGAATCGCTGTTCGCTCCCGCCTCCGTCGCCGTGGTCGGCGGCAGTCCGCGCGAGCGTTCCATCGGCCGCGCCGTGCTGCGCAATCTGCAGGCCGGTGGTTTCACCGGCGCCATCGGACTGGTGAACCCGCGCCACCGCGAGATCGAGGGCGTCGCCTCCGTGGCGCGACTGGCGGACCTGCCGTTCGTGCCGGAGCTGGTCGTCATCGCCACGCCCGCCGCGATGGTCCCCAAGTACGCGAAGGCGGCGGCCGAACACGGCGCATCCGCCGCGGTCGTGCTGAGCACGGGGCTCGGGCAGGGCGAGGGTTCGCTCGCGGCGGAACTGCAGGCGATCGCCCGCGAGCACGGCCTGCGCCTGGCCGGCCCCAGCAGCCTGGGCGTGATCGCGCCGCACGCGAGGCTCAACGCCAGCTTCGCCGCGCACACGCCGCCGCCGGGCGACATCGCCCTGATCTCGCAATCGGCCGCCATTGCCGCCGCGCTGGTCGAATGGGGCGCAGGGCGTTCGATCGGCTTCTCCGCGGTGGCCGCGCTGGGCGACGCACTCGACGTGGACTTCGCCGACCTGCTCGACTACTTCGCGCGCGATCGCCATTCGCGCGCGATCCTGCTCTATGTCGAATCGATCCGCGATGCGCGCAAGTTCATGTCCGCCGCGCGCGCCGCCGCGCGCCTGAAGCCGGTGGTGGTGGTGAAATCCGGGCGGCACGCGCCGCGTCCGTCCGCGCCTGGCACGCACGCCGCCGCACTGGCATCGCCCGACGCCGTGTACGCGGCGGCCTTCCACCGCGCCGGCATGTTGCGCGTGCGCGCCTTGAACGAGCTGTTCTCCGCGGCCGAAGCCCTGAGCCGCGTCGAGACGCTGCCGGGCCGACGACTGGCGATCATGGCCAACGGCCGCGGCACCGGCGCGCTCGCCGCCGATCGCCTGCTCGACATGGGCGGCACGCTAGCGGTGCTGTCGGACGAAGCGCGCGAGGCCATGCGCCCGATCGCCTCGATGGCCTGGCCCGGCACGAATCCCGTGGATTTTTACGGCGACGTCGACAACGCCTCGTACCAGGCCGCGTTCCAGGCGCTGGCGTCCGATGCGGGCAACGACGCGCTGCTCGTGCTCAACGTGCCGACCGCGCTGATCGGTGCGGACAGCCGCGCCGCCGCGCTTGCGCAGGCGCGTGATGCCTTGCCGCGCCATCTCGCGCGCAAACCGGTGTTCGCGGTGTGGCTCGGCGCGGACGATGCGGCCGCCGATCGCCTCAACGCCGCGCGCATTCCCAACTACCCGACCGAAGCCGACGCCGTGCGCGGCTTCATGTACCTGGTGCGCCATCGCGAAGCGCGCCTGACGCTGATGGAGACGCCGCCCAGCCTGCCCGACGACCTCGTCGTCGACACGTCCACGGCGCGCGCCATCGTCGAAGGCGCGATCGCGCAAGGGCGGCGCTGGCTCGATCCGGTCGAAGTCACGCGTGTGCTGCGCGCCTACGACATTCCGATCACGCCGGTCGCGCGGGCGCGCGATGCGGACGAAGCCGCGCGCGTGGCGGCGCCGCTGCTCGCCGAGGGTCTGCAGGTCGCGGTGAAGATCCTCTCGCCCGACATCGACCACAAGTCCGACGTCGACGGCGTCCGCCTCAACCTCTTCAGCGAACAGGCCGTGCACGAGGCCACCGCGTCCATTCTGGCGCGCGCCCGCGACGCACGTCCGCACGCGCGCATCGAAGGCGTCACGGTGCATCCGATGATCACCCGCCCCAAGGCGCGCGAACTGATCGCCGGCATGGTGGACGACGAGACCTTCGGCCCGGTGATCGTGTTCGGTCGCGGCGGCACCGCGGTGGAAGTGATCGACGACAAGGCGCTCGCGCTGCCGCCGCTGGACCTTCGCCTGGCGCACGAGATGATCGGGCGCACGCGCGTCTCGCGCATCCTCAAGGCCTACCGCGACGTGCCCGCCGCCGACGAGCGTGCCGTCGCGCTGATGCTGGTGAAGCTGGCGCAGCTGGTCGGCGACGTGCCGGACATCCGCGAGGTCGACATCAACCCGTTGCTGGCCGACAAGGACGGCCTGATCGCGGTGGACGCGCGCATCGGCGTGTCGCCCTCGCGCCTGCTGCACAAGGGGCCGGGCCATCCGCGTTTCGCGATCCGTCCGTATCCGAAGGAGTGGGAGCGCGAGATCGTCCTGTCCGATGGCGCGACGGCGTTCGTGCGCCCGGTGCGTCCGGAGGACGAGGAGATGTTCCGCGCCTTCTTCGGCCGCGTCTCCGATGAAGACCTGCGCATGCGCTTCTTCCAGACGGTGCGCCATTTCAGTCACGAGTTCATCGCGCAGCTGACGCAGCTCGACTACGCGCGCTCGATCGCGCTGGTCGCCATCGAGCCGGCGTCGGGCGAAATGCTCGGCGCTGTGCGCCTGCATGCGGACGCGAACTACGACAAGGGCGAGTACGGCATCCTGGTGCGATCGGACCTCAAGGGCCACGGCCTGGGCTGGCGGCTGATGCAGATCATGATCGAGTACGCGCGCTGGCTCGGCCTGCGTTCGATCGAGGGCGAGGTGCTGCAGGAGAACCGCACGATGATCGAGATGTGCCGCGCGCTGGGGTTCTCGGTGGTGACCCATCCGGACGATCCGAGTCTGGTGACGGTGTCCTTGCCGATCACGGATGCGGTGAAGTCCGTTTAG
- a CDS encoding GntP family permease, whose translation MAFLIVLAALCFLMFVAYRGYSVILFAPVAALGAVLLTDPSLVAPMFTGLFMDKMVGFLKLYFPVFLLGAVFGKLIELSGFSKSIVAATLRLFGAGRAMLSIVVVCALLTYGGVSLFVVVFAVYPFAAELFRQSDIPKRLIPGTIALGAFTFTMDALPGTPQIQNIIPTTFFGTNTWAAPVLGTVGGVFILIVGLFYLDWRRRVALARGEGYGTGLVNEPAPFTGQQLAHPLIAIAPLVLVGVSNKLLTSAIPRFYGESHSFDPAVIGGAAPVVQEVSKIAAIWAVQGALLLGILAVLAFAWKPVMASFVEGSRSAIGGALLASMNTASEYGFGAVIAALPGFLVVANALAAIPDPLVNQAVTVTALAGITGSASGGMSIALAAMSETFIANANAAGIPMEVLHRVAAMASGGMDTLPHNGAVITLLAVTGLTHRQAYKDIFAITLIKTTAVFVVIGVFYATGWV comes from the coding sequence ATGGCATTTCTGATCGTGCTGGCCGCGCTGTGCTTCCTGATGTTCGTGGCCTACCGCGGCTACAGCGTCATCCTGTTCGCGCCGGTGGCCGCGCTGGGCGCGGTGCTGCTGACCGATCCGTCGCTGGTCGCGCCGATGTTCACCGGCCTGTTCATGGACAAGATGGTCGGCTTCCTGAAGCTGTATTTCCCCGTGTTCCTGCTCGGCGCGGTGTTCGGCAAGCTGATCGAGCTGTCGGGGTTCTCCAAGTCGATCGTCGCCGCCACGTTGCGCCTGTTCGGCGCCGGCCGGGCCATGTTGTCCATCGTGGTGGTGTGCGCGCTGCTGACCTACGGCGGCGTGTCGCTGTTCGTGGTGGTGTTCGCGGTGTACCCGTTCGCAGCGGAGTTGTTCCGCCAGAGCGACATACCCAAGCGCCTGATCCCCGGCACCATCGCGCTGGGTGCTTTCACTTTCACCATGGACGCGCTGCCGGGCACGCCGCAGATCCAGAACATCATCCCGACCACGTTCTTCGGCACCAACACCTGGGCGGCGCCGGTGCTGGGCACGGTGGGCGGTGTGTTCATCCTCATCGTCGGCCTGTTCTACCTGGACTGGCGCCGTCGCGTCGCGCTCGCGCGCGGCGAAGGCTATGGCACCGGCCTGGTCAACGAACCCGCGCCCTTCACCGGCCAGCAACTCGCGCATCCGCTCATCGCGATCGCGCCGCTGGTGCTGGTGGGCGTGTCGAACAAACTGCTGACTTCGGCGATCCCGCGCTTCTACGGCGAGAGCCACAGCTTCGATCCGGCCGTCATCGGCGGCGCCGCGCCGGTGGTGCAGGAAGTGTCGAAGATCGCCGCGATCTGGGCCGTGCAGGGCGCGCTGCTGCTGGGCATCCTGGCCGTGCTCGCGTTCGCGTGGAAGCCGGTGATGGCGAGCTTCGTCGAAGGCAGCCGGTCGGCCATCGGCGGCGCACTGCTGGCCTCGATGAACACCGCATCGGAGTATGGTTTTGGCGCTGTCATCGCCGCCCTGCCCGGCTTTCTCGTGGTGGCCAACGCACTGGCTGCCATTCCCGATCCGCTGGTGAACCAGGCCGTCACCGTGACCGCGCTGGCGGGCATCACGGGTTCGGCTTCCGGCGGCATGAGCATCGCGTTGGCGGCGATGTCGGAAACCTTCATCGCCAATGCGAACGCGGCCGGCATTCCGATGGAAGTCCTGCACCGCGTGGCCGCGATGGCGTCCGGCGGCATGGACACGCTTCCGCACAACGGCGCGGTGATCACGCTGCTCGCGGTGACCGGCCTCACCCACCGGCAGGCGTACAAGGACATCTTCGCGATCACGCTGATCAAGACCACGGCGGTGTTCGTGGTGATCGGAGTGTTCTATGCGACGGGATGGGTGTGA
- a CDS encoding TonB-dependent receptor, giving the protein MIKQKSTRTGLSIAIGMAITAALLAPTVHAQETVAAQGEEATTLGGVTVTARKREETLQEVPVAVTAFTADALDQLNIEDLSDLDAQVPNLTIYAARGSSSTITAYIRGVGQSDPLWGVDPGVGIYMDDVYIARPQGALLDVFDVERIEVLRGPQGTLYGKNTIGGAIKYISRGLSVEPDGQVSVTVGNYNQLDVRAAASGSVGDGALRGRLAVASLNRDGFGDNLFSGQEVSDKEILAARGQLGAYVNENLDIQFAFDWMDDQSGVRGAKMLAPNRFAPGIAPLDSRYDIRSGMPNVNDTEMKGASATVNWRVNDDWAVKYILAKRESDTETNIDFDTLPNKIADVKAFYSDEQVSNELQVNYDGGGRSRGVVGLYFFDGQAGGQVLNNFFNASFGDTQGTIYTDQWALYADWTFDLTDKLKLDVGARYTDERKHAVVLNRCYTDATFSTLAVRCAANNPTPIAANFDKRIGFENTSPKVSLDYQITPDIMIYGLASRGFKSGGYNIRAQATAVPRSAEPFDDESVDSYEIGSKMAFLDQTLFLNLAAFHNKYEDIQLSVFTSYDSNGDGVNDAFFGDFTNAGSGTVEGVEVEYQWLPTKHWLISGNVAWLDAKYDEFIYAGVNIADEQEFTNAPEFSGALNVEFRTPLSNGGDISARVGYSYQDDVVATTEIVRTGALPITQDGYGLINAGVIWRLDDNWSFSLQGTNLADKEYRTTGYNLNAALGVLTGFYGAPRQYSLAVRYDF; this is encoded by the coding sequence ATGATCAAGCAAAAGAGCACCCGCACCGGATTGAGCATCGCCATCGGCATGGCCATCACTGCCGCGCTGCTGGCCCCGACCGTGCATGCGCAGGAAACCGTCGCCGCGCAGGGCGAGGAAGCCACCACGCTCGGCGGCGTCACCGTCACCGCGCGCAAGCGCGAGGAAACGCTGCAGGAAGTGCCGGTCGCCGTCACCGCGTTCACCGCCGACGCGCTGGACCAGCTCAACATCGAGGACCTCAGCGACCTCGACGCGCAGGTGCCCAACCTCACCATCTACGCCGCGCGCGGCTCGTCCAGCACGATCACCGCCTACATCCGCGGCGTCGGCCAGTCCGATCCGCTGTGGGGCGTGGACCCGGGCGTGGGCATCTACATGGACGATGTCTACATCGCCCGTCCGCAGGGCGCGCTGCTGGACGTGTTCGACGTGGAGCGCATCGAAGTGCTGCGCGGCCCGCAGGGCACGCTGTACGGCAAGAACACCATCGGCGGCGCGATCAAGTACATCTCGCGCGGCCTGAGCGTGGAGCCGGACGGCCAGGTGTCGGTGACGGTGGGCAACTACAACCAGCTCGACGTGCGCGCCGCCGCCAGCGGTTCGGTGGGCGATGGCGCGCTGCGCGGCCGCCTGGCCGTGGCCAGCCTCAACCGCGACGGTTTCGGCGACAACCTGTTCAGCGGCCAGGAAGTGAGCGACAAGGAAATCCTCGCCGCGCGCGGCCAGCTCGGCGCGTACGTGAACGAAAACCTCGACATCCAGTTCGCCTTCGACTGGATGGACGACCAGTCCGGCGTGCGCGGCGCAAAGATGCTCGCGCCCAACCGCTTCGCGCCGGGCATCGCGCCGCTGGATTCGCGCTACGACATCCGCAGCGGCATGCCCAACGTCAACGACACCGAGATGAAGGGCGCTTCGGCCACGGTGAACTGGCGCGTGAACGACGACTGGGCGGTGAAGTACATCCTCGCCAAGCGCGAGTCCGACACCGAGACCAACATCGACTTCGACACGCTGCCCAACAAGATCGCCGACGTGAAGGCGTTCTACAGCGACGAACAGGTCAGCAACGAGTTGCAGGTGAACTACGACGGCGGCGGTCGCAGCCGCGGTGTCGTCGGCCTGTATTTCTTCGACGGCCAGGCCGGCGGGCAGGTCCTCAACAACTTCTTCAACGCGTCCTTCGGCGACACGCAGGGCACGATCTACACCGACCAGTGGGCGCTTTACGCGGACTGGACGTTCGACCTGACCGACAAGCTCAAGCTCGACGTCGGCGCGCGCTACACCGACGAACGCAAGCATGCCGTCGTGCTCAACCGCTGCTACACCGATGCCACCTTCTCCACGCTGGCGGTGCGCTGCGCGGCCAACAACCCGACGCCGATCGCGGCCAACTTCGACAAGCGCATCGGCTTCGAGAACACCTCGCCGAAGGTCTCGCTGGACTACCAGATCACGCCGGACATCATGATCTACGGCCTGGCCTCGCGCGGCTTCAAGTCGGGCGGCTACAACATCCGCGCGCAGGCCACGGCAGTGCCGCGTTCGGCCGAGCCGTTCGACGACGAGTCGGTCGACAGCTACGAGATCGGCAGCAAGATGGCCTTCCTCGACCAGACGCTGTTCCTCAACCTGGCCGCGTTCCACAACAAGTACGAAGACATCCAGCTGTCGGTGTTCACGTCTTACGACAGCAACGGCGACGGTGTGAACGACGCGTTCTTCGGCGACTTCACCAACGCCGGCTCCGGCACGGTGGAAGGCGTGGAAGTCGAATACCAGTGGCTGCCGACCAAGCACTGGCTGATCAGCGGCAACGTCGCCTGGCTGGACGCGAAGTACGACGAGTTCATCTACGCCGGTGTGAACATCGCCGACGAGCAGGAGTTCACCAACGCGCCCGAGTTCTCCGGTGCGCTGAACGTGGAGTTCCGCACGCCGCTGTCGAACGGCGGGGACATCTCCGCGCGCGTGGGCTACAGCTACCAGGACGATGTAGTCGCCACGACGGAGATCGTCCGCACCGGCGCGCTGCCGATCACGCAGGACGGCTACGGGCTGATCAACGCGGGCGTGATCTGGCGCCTGGACGACAACTGGTCGTTCTCGCTGCAGGGCACCAACCTGGCCGACAAGGAATACCGCACCACGGGCTACAACCTGAACGCCGCGCTGGGCGTGCTGACCGGGTTCTATGGTGCGCCGCGCCAGTACAGCCTGGCGGTGCGGTACGACTTCTGA